The genomic DNA CTGAAAATGACAAGAGTGTTAAGAAATTCCTAGagaatcatatcatgaagcatgaactCACAAGTACAAAgtacaaaaaataaatattatgatTCAACAGGACTCATAATTCTCCAATAAAATTGATCAAAATAAAGCACAAGCTAGGACGTACCACCTAAGGAGTTGCCAACAAGATGAACAGGTTCTCTTACAACATCAACAACAAAATCTCTCAGTAATTCTGCCCAGAATAACTCAGTATATATAATATTTGGTTTTTCTGACTTCCCAAAACCTAAAAGAGTAACAGCCCAAACTCGAAATCCACCATCAGCAATGTTGTCAATATTGCCTCGGAAATGCTCCAAGAAAGCCCCAAAACCATGAACAAGAAGAACTGCAGGGCCTTCATTGCCTGCTGCTGTGTACTATATGGAAACTTATTTTAGATGAGAAGAAACATAGAAGCCTAATCAACCAAAAAATGAAATGCAACCCAGCATAAACATACTTATCAAAAGTCAAATGTATTATAAAAAAAGACAAAGAAACAGAAATTCCAAATtgtaaatttaagtttattaTTGGACTCATCAAGAAACAGATTTTCTAAACTTAAAAAACATAAAGTGGTGCCTTGACCTCCAATTTTCATACAAGCATATTATTATATATTCCCACACGGCACATGCAGTTTTTACATAAATGTGCAAAAGCTCCAAAGTATTTTGGTCGAGTCTTATATCATTCTCGGGATTTCTTTGAAAAACCATAGAGATACATGTAGTCTTGACAAATTAATTTAAAGAAGAATAACATATAAAACGGTTTGTGTTTCCCCAATAACCTGAATAAAATAACTTCTCCATCTCCAAATCCTTGAGGTGTATATTTCCTCATTGCACATTTGGCTTTTCAAAGCCAGAAGTGAATACCACTGTTAGGCAGAAAATAGCGTTAGATGAATGGAAGATCTCATGTATATGTAGCATAAAGTTTCTATATTTTTTACTTTTCTCCAATCTCATAAtgtaaatgtaaaaaaaaaagagtaaagaaCATAAATCACAATCTTTTAATGCATTTCATGGTTGATAAATCAAGACCCTACCTCCATGGAGCAAACAGCATCAATTGCTGCTGCAACTGTAGGTGCTGAATATCCAAATGGCGAGAGAAAACCTGCATTCCGTTCTTTCTCATACTTTATAGCTTCATAGTATACTCTCCTCCGAGATATAATCCCTAAATAAAGGGCAGAGCCAAATAGGGCCCTAAATGAGGCTCCCTTCCTACTTTCAGTGTTCCGCAACTTGTCATGCAACCTAATAATCAAATCAGGGAATAAAAATTGATCAAGCTCACAAAAGATTTAATGGACATCATGCtttcaaacaaacaaaaaatactAATGTATTTTAGGGTCTATAAAACCACGTATTGAGTCTGTTTAGGATATTGCTTATGAATAGGACATAAGCAATACAAAATCAACCAGAATTTTGCATGGCATAACAAGCTTCCTAAGATAAATTGTATTATGAACTATGGGCAGACTGACTTAACATCAACCTACCTTAACCCGGTGTAACATGAATCATAAGTTGTTAAGCAAATGAAATAGGCTTTTATAAATAAACAATTACATACTGTTGCCAATCATCTCTCGCTGTTCCCTCAAGATATCTTAAATAAGCAGCTAGAGCATTTAAGGCAACACTTGTTCCACCTTTCACATGGCTCCCTTTTGTTGTAAACATAGAACTTGAATTTTTCACTCCTAATTCATTGTTTAAATTTGTTGAGGTCAGTTCACTTTTTCTATCATGACTTTCATGTTTTTTGGTAGGATCAGTTCGTGCAACAACTTGATGTTTACTCTTTTTGAATGTGGACTGAGCTGATACATTTTTCCAAGAAATCCAGATCTTATCTGAGCGAGCAGTTGAATCATACAGATACTTCTTCACATCATTGAAAGAGGGGATTGTACCTGACAGTTAACAAAACCATTACATACTTCTCGCCATCAATAAAAATGCAAAAGCATACGCACATTATTTATACAAACCAAATTTTGAAATAAGCAATGAGATACCAGGAAACATGAGAGGATACCAAGTTTCAACTCCGTTCTCAATATGGGCATAGCTGGAGCTG from Zingiber officinale cultivar Zhangliang chromosome 4A, Zo_v1.1, whole genome shotgun sequence includes the following:
- the LOC121971517 gene encoding uncharacterized protein LOC121971517 isoform X4, translating into MLELLFSSVKDLKEMLTNQGSDLLLGFGSTEDFILEVANKVKPTHIYAEEESEYDLRKLTTAVQSSLSAVPLSWGHPEFVFWRTPFYDLKNLKELPASYDDFTKLKLPVSRPLPAPAMPILRTELKLGTIPSFNDVKKYLYDSTARSDKIWISWKNVSAQSTFKKSKHQVVARTDPTKKHESHDRKSELTSTNLNNELGVKNSSSMFTTKGSHVKGGTSVALNALAAYLRYLEGTARDDWQQLHDKLRNTESRKGASFRALFGSALYLGIISRRRVYYEAIKYEKERNAGFLSPFGYSAPTVAAAIDAVCSMEWYSLLALKSQMCNEEIYTSRIWRWRSYFIQYTAAGNEGPAVLLVHGFGAFLEHFRGNIDNIADGGFRVWAVTLLGFGKSEKPNIIYTELFWAELLRDFVVDVVREPVHLVGNSLGGYFAAIVAGLWPSLVKSVVLINTAGFIVPSYSSSPVVNEGRISALAWLQAQVLLLYLRSRAGQIIQKCYPTKVERADSWLIGEILRASFDPGVAFVLESVVNFNLSIPLNYLLNSFGGEVLVIQGMKDPLTKSEAFLSMIKSHCSNATVSELDAGHCPHDEVPEKVNPILREWIKRAEKCVRSFERT